A genomic stretch from Pochonia chlamydosporia 170 chromosome 4, whole genome shotgun sequence includes:
- a CDS encoding cytochrome P450 (similar to Metarhizium acridum CQMa 102 XP_007807842.1), which yields MEPHHNMTITSGNTHLVLNLVQENPAIAGVATICISILTIAILFGASSSTHKHGNTSPPSSPAYWFPFFAHCFQFVFNKKAFLEQLRKSYPEGIFSLTLLGKKHHFVHEPSMLANVWSRPRTSVEVNWLTIRVLSRSFGLHKKHKATYGNLSHETPDLYKHMLSEPGLSQFVDCIVDQVKMHIADFVTFNSSPADQTDWERSAKADVVQNSKGEAFVEADLMTLVRNFVAKTANGGLFGTDFVENFPEFWEMMWMLDDCLVPIALGVPGWIPWPKMQRAKFARRRMIAQALEFEEAMEKYLDGEDPGIKWQDLENVSTLVKSRIRVFREHGLPADARASCDIALAWTMNANANILVSWMLFELCRDPVLLETVREEIAPYVKVVQPQNEFGDAVWVAPELETLDMDGLINQCPTLKAAYFETMRRYTGIHQVRYLVDDIVLESKGEAKESYLLQKGGMTHMAHELHQFDPAYFPNPEEWHHDRFMKETTDEEGRKKYVVDSGTLRPYGAGPGMCKGRAVALREMLYFTGMILSFYDLVPPEGTSWEEPKLSKRAVTKQPAKPIKVWIRRRTIHTQSAGEKS from the exons ATGGAGCCTCATCACAACATGACCATCACCAGTGGTAACACCCACCTCGTTCTCAACCTCGTGCAAGAAAATCCAGCCATTGCTGGTGTAGCAACCATTTGCATATCAATACTTACCATAGCCATTCTATTCGGCGCCTCCTCTTCGACTCACAAACATGGCAACACGTCACCCCCATCATCGCCAGCCTACTGGTTTCCTTTCTTCGCTCACTGCTTCCAAttcgtcttcaacaagaaaGCATTCCTCGAACAGCTCAGGAAGAGCTATCCCGAAGGCATCTTTTCTCTCACACTGCTAGGGAAGAAGCACCACTTCGTTCACGAACCATCCATGCTGGCCAACGTTTGGAGCAGACCCAGGACCTCTGTTGAGGTGAACTGGCTTACCATTCGTGTTCTTAGTAGAAGCTTTGGTCTTCATAAGAAACACAAAGCTACGTATGGCAATCTTTCTCACGAGACACCTGATCTATACAAGCATATGCTATCTGAGCCTGGTTTAAGCCAGTTTGTAGACTGCATCGTGGATCAGGTCAAGATGCACAttgccgactttgtcacCTTTAACTCCTCGCCCGCTGATCAAACTGACTGGGAGAGGTCAGCAAAAGCTGATGTGGTTCAAAATAGTAAAGGGGAGGCGTTTGTCGAGGCCGATTTGATGACGTTGGTTCGCAATTTTGTTGCCAAAACTGCAAACGGTGGACTTTTCGGTACCGACTTTGTCGAGAACTTTCCAGAATTCTGGGAAATGATGTGGATGTTGGACGATTGCCTCGTTCCGATTGCTCTGGGCGTGCCAGGTTGGATCCCATGGCCGAAAATGCAGCGCGCAAAGTTCGCCAGACGGCGAATGATTGCCCAGGCTCTCGAGTttgaagaagccatggaaAAGTACTTGGATGGAGAGGACCCTGGAATCAAATGGCAGGACCTGGAAAATGTCAGCACGCTTGTGAAGTCTCGCATCCGCGTGTTTCGCGAACACGGTCTGCCAGCTGATGCACGAGCCAGTTGCGATATTGCGTTGGCTTGGACCATGAACGCCAATGCAAACATACTAGTTTCATGGATGCTTTTCGAGTTGTGCAGAGACCCAGTACTTCTGGAAACGGTCCGCGAAGAAATCGCTCCCTATGTCAAAGTGGTTCAGCCGCAAAATGAATTTGGTGACGCAGTCTGGGTTGCACCCGAGCTTGAGACGCTCGATATGGACGGTCTCATCAACCAGTGTCCGACCCTCAAGGCTGCTTATTTCGAAACTATGCGCCGTTATACTGGTATTCACCAGGTCAGGTACTTGGTCGACGATATCGTCTTGGAATCCAAGGGCGAGGCCAAGGAGTCGTATCTTCTCCAAAAAGGCGGCATGACTCACATGGCACATGAGTTGCATCAGTTTGATCCTGCATACTTTCCTAATCCTGAGGAATGGCACCACGATAGATTTATGAAAGAGACTACGGATGAGGAAGGCCGAAAAAAGTACGTTGTGGATTCGGGAACACTGAGGCCGTATG GCGCTGGTCCGGGCATGTGTAAAGGGCGTGCCGTCGCGCTTCGTGAAATGCTCTATTTCACGGGCATGATTCTTTCGTTTTATGATTTGGTACCCCCTGAGGGGACGAGCTGGGAGGAACCTAAGCTCTCGAAACGAGCCGTTACGAAACAACCGGCGAAACCTATCAAGGTTTGGATAAGGAGGAGAACCATACATACACAGAGTGCTGGGGAGAAGTCGTAG
- a CDS encoding atpase protein (similar to Neofusicoccum parvum UCRNP2 XP_007580856.1), giving the protein MQALRPSLRATRPLSGSNVARCIRNGPSASCPRLFSTSGARMNEDATQEENHGRKNAKSDEPSIFSKMGESAATTFASIFVLGAGFAGAGYLYHKFYKMLVLKKMTRAFEPGDPVLELAAVGKDVPHSHPPGEEHWVRRPEQDHIDRIITGQEVGHYYLILGEKGSGKSSMLIEAMRKIDGDGVAMFEAHADPEIVRIRLGKALDYEFHEDYIGGYFSEKGPRDMGALLDIERALNKLEKVAMKLFRIRQKPLVVIVNQMHLMRNDDVGRNLIELLQQRAEQWAAAGLVTIVFNSDDYWVYERLKQLSTRMEVLPVTDLPKKQAIQALQRYRTRYFGETMTQKQLDDVYDRVGGRLSFLNRVAKSHDMLATCERIKDIEKKWFLNQCWIMGTEMDDDVMDQQKWAAAAMVLAHALVEKEDNMASIYDPVVGHILPTYPFHVAQEIMTRCDFIRDLDSLNLFTITNQADVRASSVPMHRAFREICSQPGFKEHLENTIERISAIESLGRTRELVAKDLVLGGQYDIQQERNKVTVKLKMPEEENKDD; this is encoded by the exons ATGCAAGCCTTGCGGCCCAGTCTTCGCGCAACACGGCCACTTTCCGGTTCCAATGTGGCCAGGTGCATTCGAAATGGGCCCTCTGCCTCATGTCCGCGTCTGTTTTCGACGTCTGGGGCTCGAATGAATG AAGATGCCACTCAAGAGGAAAATCATGGTCGCAAAAATGCCAAATCAGATGAACCGTCCATCTTTTCCAAAATGGGCGAGTCTGCGGCCACCACCTTTGCCTCAATATTCGTCTTGGGTGCAGGATTCGCAGGTGCAGGATATCTCTACCACAAATTCTACAAAATGCTCGTACTTAAGAAGATGACGCGAGCTTTTGAGCCTGGTGACCCTGTACTGGAGTTGGCTGCCGTGGGCAAAGACGTACCTCATAGCCATCCTCCTGGAGAAGAGCACTGGGTACGCCGCCCGGAACAAGATCACATTGACCGCATCATCACCGGCCAAGAGGTCGGGCACTACTACCTCATCTTGGGCGAGAAAGGCTCAGGGAAGAGCAGCATGCTCATTGAAGCAATGCGCAAGATTGACGGCGATGGCGTAGCCATGTTTGAAGCACATGCTGATCCTGAGATTGTGAGGATACGGCTGGGCAAGGCACTGGACTACGAGTTTCACGAGGACTATATCGGCGGATACTTTAGCGAGAAAGGTCCTCGTGACATGGGGGCTCTTTTGGATATTGAGCGCGCTCTGAACAAGCTGGAAAAGGTGGCGATGAAACTGTTCCGAATACGACAAAAGCCtctggttgtcattgtcaatcAGATGCATCTCATGCGAAACGACGACGTCGGCAGAAACCTCATTGAGCTTTTGCAACAACGTGCTGAGCAGTGGGCCGCAGCAGGATTGGTGACCATCGTGTTCAACTCTGACGACTACTGGGTTTACGAAAGGTTGAAGCAGCTATCGACTAGGATGGAAGTGCTCCCTGTGACTGActtgccaaagaagcaagccaTCCAGGCTCTGCAGAGATACCGCACGCGATATTTTGGAGAAACAATGACAcagaagcagcttgacgatgtgTACGACCGGGTTGGCGGGCGATTGAGTTTCCTGAACCGTGTGGCAAAAAGTCATGATATGCTGGCTACCTGCGAAAGGATCAAGGACATTGAGAAGAAATGGTTTCTCAACCAATGTTGGATAATGGGGACCGAAAtggatgacgatgtcatGGACCAACAAAAATGGGCG GCTGCTGCCATGGTCTTGGCGCATGCTCTCGTTGAGAAAGAggacaacatggccagcataTACGACCCTGTCGTGGGCCACATCTTGCCGACCTATCCTTTCCACGTCGCTCAAGAGATCATGACACGATGCGACTTCATCAGAGACTTGGACAGCCTGAACTTATTCACAATTACGAACCAAGCAGACGTGCGGGCTAGCAGCGTGCCGATGCACCGGGCGTTTAGGGAAATTTGCAGTCAACCAGGCTTTAAGGAACATCTGGAGAATACCATTGAGAGAATTTCAGCCATTGAGAGCTTGGGCCGAACGAGGGAACTGGTTGCCAAGGATTTGGTTCTTGGTGGACAGTATGATATCCAGCAGGAGCGCAACAAGGTTACGGtcaagttgaagatgccagAGGAGGAGAACAAGGACGATTAA
- a CDS encoding transporter ATM1, mitochondrial precursor (similar to Aspergillus terreus NIH2624 XP_001212498.1), producing the protein MIPRILQRQSLLCPRCSFAQAHTRPIWLPQRPIAFARPLRTSVPDRERREPSKQPEAIKPSAIIPKTTPAAKAAPKNNDPLATADKSATEQRKADWAIMKEMSRYLWPKDSFGTKVRVGLAVTLLIGAKVLNVQVPFYFKSIVDSMNIDFAAVGGTAAAVAGSMIVAYGAARIGATVFQEIRNAVFASVAQKAIRSVARNVFDHLLRLDLNFHLSKQTGGLTRAIDRGTKGISFLLTSMVFHIIPTALEISLVCGILTWQYGAKFAAITALTMVGYTAFTIWTTAWRTKFRRQANAADNKASTVAVDSLINYEAVKYFNNEKFEVARYDKALREYEKSSIKVATSLAFLNSGQNIIFSSALTAMMYFAADGVANGSLTVGDLVMVNQLVFQLSVPLNFLGSVYRELRQSLLDMETLFNLQKVNVSIAEKSDAKDLVLARGGEIKFQDVTFGYHPDRPILKNLSVTIPAGKKVAVVGPSGCGKSTLLRLLFRSYDVQGGRILIDDQDIRDVTVDSLRKSIGVVPQDTPLFNDTVEHNIRYGSITASHEEVVAAAKRARIHDIIEKFPDGYSTKVGERGMMISGGEKQRLAMSRLLLKDPPLLFFDEATSALDTHTEQALMININGILREKGRTSVFVAHRLRTIFDSDLIIVLKDGKVAEMGTHRELIDRAGVYSELWSAQEMLFNEDGSETEETEEQKEQEAALKQPSPRK; encoded by the exons ATGATACCGCGAATACTACAAAGGCAGTCCTTGCTCTGCCCTAGGTGCAGCTTCGCCCAAGCTCACACTCGCCCGATATGGCTCCCCCAGCGACCAATTGCCTTCGCACGACCTCTCCGAACATCGGTGCCGGACCGTGAGCGCCGTGAGCCGTCCAAGCAACCCGAAGCGATAAAGCCGTCCGCGATAATACCCAAGACTACACCGGCCGCCAAAGCCGCCCCCAAGAACAATGACCCTCTTGCGACGGCGGACAAGTCGGCCACTGAACAGCGCAAGGCCGATTGGGCCATTATGAAGGAAATGTCGCGGTACCTGTGGCCCAAGGATAGCTTTGGTACCAAGGTTCGCGTGGGACTGGCGGTGACGCTGCTCATAGGAGCAAAGGTGTTGAACGTCCAGGTGCCCTTCTATTTCAAGAGCATTGTCGACTCGATGAATATTGACTTTGCTGCTGTGGGCGGCACAGCTGCCGCCGTGGCAGGGAGCATGATTGTCGCTTACGGCGCCGCGCGGATAGGAGCCACTGTGTTCCAAGAGATAAGGAACGCCGTGTTTGCTTCGGTTGCCCAAAAAGCTATCCGGAGTGTTGCACGAAATGTCTTTGATCACCTGCTGCGGCTGGATCTGAACTTCCACCTGTCGAAACAGACTGGTGGCCTCACACGGGCGATTGATAGAGGTACCAAGGGTATTAGCTTCCTATTGACGAGCATGGTGTTTCACATTATACCTACCGCACTGGAAATCAGCTTGGTATGCGGCATTCTTACTTGGCAGTATGGCGCAAAGTTTGCTGCCATCACTGCATTGACCATGGTGGGATACACGGCGTTTACGATTTGGACAACTGCGTGGAGGACGAAATTTCGAAGACAAGCAAATGCTGCGGATAACAAGGCATCCACTGTTGCTGTGGACTCGCTGATCAACTACGAGGCTGTCAAGTATTTTAACAATGAAAAGTTCGAGGTGGCACGGTACGATAAGGCGCTCAGGGAGTATGAGAAAAGCTCCATCAAGGTGGCCACGTCGTTGGCCTTTCTCAACAGTGGACAGAATATCATCTTCTCATCCGCATTGACTGCCATGATGTATTTTGCGGCGGATGGTGTGGCCAATGGCTCCCTGACGGTTGGTGACCTCGTCATGGTGAACCAGCTCGTTTTTCAGCTTTCTGTGCCGCTCAACTTTCTGGGATCCGTCTACAGAGAGCTGCGCCAGTCATTacttgacatggagactCTGTTCAATCTCCAAAAGGTCAATGTTAGCATTGCCGAAAAATCTGACGCCAAGGACCTTGTGTTGGCTCGCGGCGGAGAAATCAAGTTCCAGGACGTCACCTTTGGATATCACCCTGACCGTCCCATCCTGAAGAACCTGTCTGTTACTATTCCCGCTGGCAAAAAGGTGGCCGTCGTGGGCCCCAGTGGTTGTGGCAAATCTaccctcctccgcctcctcttccGATCTTATGACGTCCAAGGCGGACGTATTCTCATCGATGACCAAGACATTCGGGATGTGACCGTCGACTCTCTCCGGAAATCCATCGGTGTCGTGCCTCAGGACACACCTCTCTTCAATGACACCGTCGAGCACAATATCCGCTACGGCTCCATCACCGCGTCTCACGAAGAAGTTGTGGCCGCAGCTAAACGAGCCCGCATCCATGACATTATCGAAAAATTCCCTGATGGATATAGCACTAAAGTCGGTGAGCGTGGCATGATGATTTCCGGTGGTGAGAAGCAGCGCCTTGCCATGAGTCGACTGCTGCTCAAGGATCCgcccttgctcttcttcgACGAAGCGACCAGTGCACTAGACACGCATACGGAGCAGGCGCTCATGATTAACATCAATGGAATCCTGAGAGAAAAAGGTCGTACGAGCGTATTTGTTGCGCATCGACTGCGGACAATATTTGATTCCGACTTGATTATTGTGTTGAAGGATGGCAAAGTGGCTGAGATGGGCACGCACAGGGAGTTGATAGACCGGGCTGGAGTTTATTCAGAGCTGTGGAGTG CGCAAGAAATGTTGTTTAATGAAGATGGAAGTGAGACGGAAGAGACTGAGGAGCAGAAGGAGCAGGAAGCGGCGCTGAAGCAGCCTTCACCTCGGAAGTAG
- a CDS encoding multidrug resistance-associated protein (similar to Metarhizium robertsii ARSEF 23 XP_011410664.1): MSANNKWPDFRLASTLRSLMGSQPDEATDTRSSRQSAQKQRRDQPEQIVNDSSNSPSRDDAADAMANEDNNSIAGSEASAAGADEDFGAIEMFDSNAAPATFSSQAPVAVMSEDAPVESSTKKSKRDKKDKRDKKRKSSQEDVAAAATSPIPEEEDSSRKHRKSKRRSHKDAVIPDSQPSQDKPVERSEDTPWGQLQEEEAAAASSQSKKKRKLSDSVDGKGRKKRRSHDQESEDQDGAAAASGFLRKRKEKRGAPESAIYENEEPESDPQKSPTVEHLRRRSQSREARSRENSVPAANQMDVDQEVEDPVLANVAALAEADGDVERLAREAWNEHRNGQQALEEQQNGGQDTEMPDQYPQEPLNDSLEGIAEAEPSSAKSKKTRSSRKKAKPTYFEQDPIPDIASDEEGNRNALGELPSPSAATPKARRAKRAAKKESRGRKPKREKLSQSIAWAASADADGEFGQSSKNRLTGFTQGRFTDAELARIARAVESYRAEHEITQREVNDLIHAPGGTTAGETHAQLWSRIFAECPDRHRQKVINITRKKFHNFVARGTWTTEQDAELAELIQLHGTKWSYIASLINRHPEDLRDRYRNYIVCGPNQRKDAWDENEEARLTQHIIESMMAIDELRNNHPSRALLQKSYEELIDWQNISELMGRTRSRLQCITKWKSLNIRTHGRDHLVSSQPDSQISFRLEKARRQIAAMPGEERYRLVLAIQATAVGTDVKIPWQRLVDKPFRNQWHRYTQMLLWRRLKQTVPSWETISVRDCAQYLIDHYNQAGELPDVPDEQFDDMDEMQYMQAITPMTSFSGTQEDGRGQVSAEFVTESDAEDNHAEANGETEEQPEAEQEQEPQDDQDEEMNIDPALAEIAQAAKKATPVKRATEKAARKRGRKSAAATEDPIEEDAIEESQQAQEQEPEAEVEQPKKKKKTPKSKTPRGRKGAQQSSPVARDADSGMDDMEDLPARVAVL, from the exons ATGTCTGCAAACAACAAATGGCCCGACTTTCGTCTGGCATCCACATTGCGATCTTTGATGGGATCGCAGCCTGACGAGGCTACAGATACGAGGTCCAGTCGCCAATCCGCGCAGAAGCAGCGTAGAGACCAGCCGGAACAGATCGTGAACGACAGCTCCAACAGCCCCAGCCGCGACGACGCTGCCGACGCAATGGCCAACGAGGATAACAACTCAATCGCTGGCTCGGAAGCCTCTGCCGCCGGTGCAGATGAGGATTTTGGGGCAATCGAGATGTTTGACAGCAATGCGGCGCCGGCGACGTTTTCTTCACAGGCCCCCGTTGCCGTTATGTCGGAAGATGCCCCCGTGGAATCATCCACAAAGAAGTCGAAACGagacaagaaggacaagCGAGATAAGAAGCGGAAATCATCCCAGGAAGAtgtcgccgccgctgctaCCTCGCCAATCcccgaagaagaggactCATCAAGAAAGCATAGAAAGTCCAAGAGGCGGTCGCACAAGGATGCAGTGATTCCGGACAGTCAACCAAGTCAGGACAAGCCAGTTGAACGTTCTGAGGATACGCCTTGGGGTCAGTTacaagaagaggaagcagcagctgcatcGTCTCAatcgaagaagaagcgtaaGCTGTCAGATTCTGTGGATGGCAAGGGTCGCAAGAAGCGCAGATCCCATGATCAGGAGTCTGAGGATCAAGACGGCGCTGCAGCCGCGTCTGGTTTCCTGcgaaagagaaaagagaaacgTGGCGCTCCAGAAAGTGCGATATATGAGAATGAGGAACCAGAGTCCGATCCGCAAAAGTCACCAACCGTTGAACACTTGCGCCGACGAAGCCAGTCACGAGAAGCTCGCTCTAGAGAGAATAGTGTTCCCGCAGCAAACCAAATGGATGTTGACCAAGAGGTTGAGGATCCTGTACTGGCCAATGTGGCCGCGTTGGCGGAGGCCGACGGCGATGTCGAACGTCTAGCACGCGAAGCCTGGAACGAGCACCGCAATGGACAGCAGGCTCTGGAAGAACAGCAAAATGGAGGACAGGACACCGAGATGCCGGACCAGTATCCTCAGGAGCCACTCAACGACAGCTTGGAGGGCATTGCTGAAGCTGAGCCGTCAAGCGCCAAGTCGAAAAAGACACGATCCAGCCGTAAGAAGGCCAAGCCAACATATTTTGAGCAGGACCCCATCCCGGACATTGCAAGTGACGAAGAAGGGAACAGGAATGCTCTGGGAGAATTGCCTTCTCCATCGGCTGCCACACCAAAGGCTCGAAGGGCGAAGCgtgctgccaagaaggaaTCTCGTGGCCGCAAGCCGAAGAGGGAGAAGCTCTCACAGTCAATTGCGTGGGCGGCTTcagcagatgcagatggaGAATTTGGCCAGAGCTCTAAAAACCGGTTAACGGGTTTCACCCAGGGTCGCTTCACCGATGCGGAACTTGCACGAATTGCGCGAGCTGTAGAGAGTTACCGGGCTGAGCATGAGATTACACAGCGAGAAGTCAACGAT CTCATCCACGCGCCTGGTGGAACGACGGCCGGAGAAACGCACGCCCAACTCTGGTCTCGCATATTTGCTGAATGTCCCGATCGTCACCGACAGAAAGTTATCAATATTACTCGCAAGAAGTTTCACAATTTCGTTGCTCGTGGAACATGGACTACGGAGCAGGACGCGGAACTGGCAGAACTCATTCAACTTCACGGGACGAAATGGTCTTATATTGCCAGTCTTATCAACCGTCACCCAGAGGATCTTCGCGACCGATACCGTAACTACATTGTCTGCGGTCCAAATCAGAGAAAGGATGCATGGGACGAGAACGAGGAAGCCCGCCTCACGCAGCACATTATTGAGTCCATGATGGCGATTGATGAATTGCGAAACAACCACCCGTCTAGAGCCTTACTGCAGAAGAGCTATGAAGAGCTCATCGACTGGCAGAATATTAGCGAGCTGATGGGCCGCACCCGAAGTCGACTGCAGTGCATCACGAAGTGGAAGTCACTCAACATTCGCACCCACGGCCGAGACCACCTTGTCTCTAGCCAGCCTGACTCTCAAATTTCATTCAGATTGGAGAAGGCACGACGGCAGATCGCAGCGATGCCTGGTGAGGAACGATATCGTCTTGTCCTCGCGATTCAAGCGACCGCCGTTGGCACAGACGTCAAGATTCCTTGGCAGAGACTTGTGGACAAACCGTTCCGAAACCAGTGGCACCGATATACGCAAATGCTCCTTTGGCGACGTTTGAAACAGACTGTACCAAGTTGGGAGACGATTTCGGTGCGAGACTGCGCGCAGTATTTAATCGACCACTACAATCAAGCAGGCGAGCTTCCAGACGTGCCAGATGAGCAatttgatgacatggatgagatgCAATACATGCAGGCCATTACGCCAATGACTTCATTTAGTGGCACACAGGAGGATGGGCGGGGTCAAGTCAGCGCAGAGTTTGTCACAGAGTCCGATGCTGAGGACAACCATGCTGAGGCCAATGGCGAGACTGAGGAGCAACCTGAAGCCgaacaagagcaagaaccTCAAGACGAtcaagacgaggagatgAATATTGATCCTGCCCTCGCCGAAATCGCCCAGGCAGCGAAGAAGGCAACCCCGGTCAAGCGGGCTACCGAGAAGGCTGCTCGAAAGCGTGGCCGCAAATCCGCTGCAGCTACGGAGGATCccattgaagaagacgcaaTTGAAGAGTCTCAGCAGGCGCAAGAGCAGGAGCCAGAAGCGGAAGTCGagcagcccaagaagaagaagaagacgccaaaGTCCAAGACTCCTCGAGGCAGGAAAGGAGCACAGCAATCCTCACCTGTCGCTCGAGATGCGGACAGTGGCATGGATGATATGGAGGATTTGCCTGCGCGAGTTGCCGTCCTTTGA